The following are encoded together in the Lathyrus oleraceus cultivar Zhongwan6 chromosome 3, CAAS_Psat_ZW6_1.0, whole genome shotgun sequence genome:
- the LOC127125494 gene encoding 60S ribosomal protein L35a-1, translating into MVKGRQGERVRLYVRGTILGYKRSKSNQYPNTSLVQIEGVNTKEEVAWYAGKRLAYIYKAKVKKNGTHYRCLWGKVTRPHGNSGIVRAKFTSNLPPKSMGSRIRVFMYPSNI; encoded by the exons ATGGTGAAGGGACGTCAAGGCGAGCGTGTTAG GCTCTATGTGAGGGGAACCATCCTTGGATACAAAAG ATCTAAATCAAACCAGTACCCAAACACATCTCTGGTCCAAATTGAAGGAGTGAACACCAAGGAGGAGGTAGCATGGTATGCTGGCAAGCGGTTGGCATATATCTACAAGGCCAAGGTGAAGAAGAATGGAACCCATTACCGCTGCCTATGGGGAAAGGTTACAAGGCCTCATGGTAATAGTGGTATTGTTCGTGCCAAATTCACATCAAATCTTCCTCCCAAATCAATG GGATCGAGGATAAGAGTATTTATGTATCCCAGTAACATCTGA